In Helicobacter bilis, a genomic segment contains:
- the flgD gene encoding flagellar hook assembly protein FlgD codes for MAIDLGEVTGSTAAREKKKESAQIANGLDKDAFMKLFLEQLKNQDPTSPMETDKIITQTAQLTQVEMQEENKKTMKEVAQAMKASQETNKALQEFQKDMKKSLEMLNMGMEENTHATTQGAKANTLNAVSMIGKIAETDIMGLNVLGGGENHFSLYFDNKINASQGSPVIEILNPNNEVVRTISLTNKDGQQGYIDFNWDGKDSKGNLVEPGSYQVKAHYNLNPETKQYDETRIGRGEVQSIIYDKGTPLMRLGDNIVPVQNALEFYPKGDSATHKTIESIKADANKARKAYEDDLSTESLSQKYEKIINDREAKLAAEIEANKDEETLQAEAEEAKRIAKAKEMKKYEKMLDAADKGRQLDKEELDKLSVKPESKSAESAVKETTTNATNTNNANAINENNPLASMLQQTAQNEQIPNMPQQANPFNMANEMQAESMNDPFNAIPQQNANFQNENLMGNSPMNNNIMNNSMGANMDNIGNIGNTPMPQQANPFNMQTQEPSFVTQG; via the coding sequence ATGGCAATCGATTTAGGCGAAGTAACAGGCTCAACAGCCGCAAGAGAAAAGAAAAAAGAAAGCGCACAAATTGCAAATGGATTAGACAAAGATGCGTTTATGAAACTCTTTTTGGAGCAATTAAAGAATCAAGACCCAACTTCCCCTATGGAAACTGATAAAATCATCACGCAAACCGCACAATTAACACAAGTGGAAATGCAAGAAGAAAATAAAAAGACTATGAAAGAAGTCGCTCAAGCCATGAAGGCTTCACAAGAGACAAATAAGGCTTTACAAGAATTTCAAAAAGATATGAAAAAATCGCTTGAAATGCTTAATATGGGTATGGAGGAAAACACTCATGCCACAACACAAGGCGCAAAGGCAAATACGCTTAATGCAGTTTCTATGATAGGTAAAATCGCAGAAACAGACATTATGGGCTTAAATGTTTTAGGCGGTGGTGAAAATCATTTTAGTCTGTATTTTGATAATAAGATTAATGCGTCTCAAGGTAGTCCAGTGATTGAGATTCTAAATCCAAACAATGAAGTTGTCCGCACGATTTCTCTCACTAATAAAGACGGACAGCAGGGCTATATTGACTTTAATTGGGACGGAAAAGATTCTAAAGGGAATCTTGTAGAACCCGGAAGCTATCAAGTCAAAGCACACTATAATCTAAACCCAGAAACAAAGCAATATGATGAAACGCGTATAGGCAGGGGTGAGGTCCAAAGTATTATTTATGATAAAGGCACACCACTTATGCGATTAGGTGATAATATTGTGCCTGTGCAAAATGCCCTAGAGTTTTATCCAAAAGGCGATAGTGCGACACATAAAACAATAGAATCTATCAAAGCAGATGCAAATAAAGCAAGAAAGGCGTATGAAGATGACTTAAGTACAGAATCTCTAAGTCAAAAATATGAAAAAATCATTAATGACAGAGAAGCAAAACTTGCCGCTGAAATAGAGGCAAACAAAGATGAAGAGACTTTGCAAGCTGAAGCAGAAGAAGCAAAAAGAATCGCAAAAGCAAAAGAGATGAAAAAATATGAAAAAATGCTTGATGCGGCAGATAAAGGCAGACAGCTTGATAAAGAAGAGCTAGATAAACTCTCTGTGAAACCAGAATCTAAGAGTGCAGAATCTGCAGTGAAAGAAACAACAACGAATGCGACAAATACAAATAACGCAAACGCAATAAATGAGAATAACCCGCTTGCATCAATGCTGCAGCAAACAGCACAAAACGAGCAGATTCCAAACATGCCACAACAAGCTAACCCGTTTAACATGGCAAATGAAATGCAAGCAGAAAGTATGAATGATCCATTTAACGCGATACCACAACAAAATGCAAATTTTCAAAATGAAAACTTAATGGGAAATAGCCCCATGAATAATAATATAATGAATAATAGCATGGGTGCAAATATGGATAACATAGGCAATATAGGTAACACCCCTATGCCACAACAAGCTAATCCATTTAATATGCAAACACAAGAACCAAGCTTTGTAACACAGGGATAA
- a CDS encoding PBECR2 nuclease fold domain-containing protein has translation MPTTKLREVRKRINNAEAIEARDSGVVSSAQSPIDNTPTPANNPTQKTLTRQEADELFSNFQQANKNYAQIKESLNDKFAKALTKGMNKKDLDSRLTIEQWKQRVLDTQWGDSIKGLENTIFKNFNPRMQKHTQMLTILRALDRNVKLNDDTFPIDFTKILSDIENLEKLTLHPEIYPILDTFKSYAKSYQFAQEISKAKALENQVGSGALATTLEGRIKVFLTNRLFKKLFAFIPYIGDNAAITKALQSAIKDLKYPSEITLETLKVLNKADLDKGFKPIKDKENKPRFEYKANTPLSDKELQSQIRGNTQILTPKDTSEIEAIASNPLIQNMERQAKYNEELTQKISQFEANKENIQQDILNNLVVATQEIKQNTELLKQLAQQLTHNNPIHTPNKSIIKAEANNETYFITTDKNNITAIEKQELQLAQPKTYDELMQRDKNENATLESYRDQYADIAEIKEAQAQKQLLLEYKPEVAKADGSIIGDNFILKENDISPLSQVSINTNMEQWIKNAADISATSIHADLTKLAQKHPEMFKKPSEAFKLFLQIKNNPTHFLENNREDVALIAKMINDKKIGKMGVKKDDGEVVHLTNRDIRPKDNKANPHKTLAVEPPTHYHTSAKAEQGDGAKAHSLEQTNDSIKQEISKDTPQTKPYEVNENGRKYIEIPDDELADFEKPIKEALLLEPRQQELLKKINADSKDIDSYAEFMTNERKIMKGHEFTFNQQQEGLADRFLNMANSLENPRDRNHYAENILANMKHDIEEVYKSNATEFLAREAEKPFYKQMDKIRKETGEIVEALNKERDRLHAEKETQLKTQQETEKAAEIEKIANYDLETAYKEKAHLEKIMQSNRNDYSPYSFSPAHNSEFLDKLDLVEQRIRDLKNQLPNKTPQENKPSKVEALKDFIDNARFQVDYAIKAKGTDTALKLIQQMIKDTNNTYEAKFLYRLKNEISSVKEAPKDIHFTDKKGKEHTLTQEVQEQWLETFNLKSLDESYTPKHNDEIREALGGKEIKLQLGSLKKLVSQGREKYIPQIKEVLDLPEAIMRDDMGEYLFIKHLKNDDYFVNVSFDNGEYLVSISNGIKETRNLNNKLEKGGSFIYQSPNFNSISQKLLQTSQYSANKIDTDIIPQQTLESTMQKFNYDEKKAKDLLEWHKDSSPLTKDENGLPKVFYHGTTLSSMKRLHNKELKKPFEVFNTKDNSVSNFSIGNWFSNDKNLAKNYADDDEGNFIYEVFLNIKKPFIMEKELTQEKIKEIDKIFKFTKKDKERGLRAIENLKQAKAELKESGFEFLQYDRESVKIRHIESGKEFSTPLYNLKKENLHESIRAYEADLKHNPNLDESLQELKELDSLLKKDSPTLYEAGFEKEFFKNETELYILAAARENEKLQEVVGGHYGVYGGYGRMYQTARIYPLQQFYKKAGYDGILFNDREIVAFDSNQIKHIDNKGSYTDTKGNITKTKPKNKESTHKYFNENSPNIMYSNPQHLGAGVLSGSVAGIETDENGNIVGFNPAKFAAGFLGGAVGSKAVMSGKYAIMRRMEARKNDKNLIKVLENIDSSVKYGSKMNLIGKENLNADTLAYALAKNKRFAINQLDENTAKVLGFKYPQDVRRSIDPSDVIHTLNRHGIDSNLVKLSGQKPVTLDDIAKYQDYADNATHKGVSKGKRQESVSVSANQLDSEFYVIIEQIRKGQNELGFKTMYFERGILDDEKFNKLLKKIKSIEHLRYKPASRLSYELRFA, from the coding sequence ATGCCAACAACTAAATTAAGAGAAGTAAGAAAAAGAATAAACAATGCGGAAGCTATAGAAGCACGAGATTCAGGCGTGGTTTCGTCCGCACAAAGTCCTATTGATAATACGCCAACTCCAGCAAACAATCCTACCCAAAAAACATTAACGCGTCAAGAAGCAGACGAACTTTTTTCAAACTTTCAACAAGCAAATAAAAACTACGCACAAATAAAAGAGTCTTTAAATGACAAATTTGCCAAAGCCCTAACCAAAGGCATGAATAAAAAAGACTTAGATTCAAGACTTACCATAGAGCAATGGAAACAAAGAGTGCTAGACACACAATGGGGTGATAGCATAAAAGGGCTAGAGAACACAATATTTAAAAACTTTAATCCAAGAATGCAAAAACACACACAAATGCTAACAATACTTAGGGCATTAGACAGAAATGTAAAGCTAAATGATGATACATTCCCAATTGATTTTACTAAGATTTTAAGCGATATTGAGAATCTAGAAAAGCTTACACTGCACCCTGAAATCTATCCTATACTCGATACTTTTAAAAGCTATGCTAAAAGCTATCAATTCGCCCAAGAAATAAGCAAAGCAAAAGCATTAGAAAACCAAGTAGGCAGCGGTGCATTAGCCACAACACTAGAGGGCAGAATAAAAGTCTTTTTAACCAATAGATTATTTAAAAAGCTTTTTGCCTTTATCCCTTACATAGGCGATAATGCAGCCATAACAAAAGCCTTGCAAAGTGCTATAAAAGATTTAAAATACCCAAGTGAAATCACACTAGAAACGCTTAAAGTGCTAAATAAAGCAGATTTAGACAAAGGCTTTAAACCCATAAAAGATAAAGAGAATAAACCAAGATTTGAATACAAGGCAAACACACCTTTAAGTGATAAAGAATTACAGAGCCAAATAAGAGGTAATACACAGATATTAACCCCAAAAGATACAAGCGAGATAGAAGCCATTGCAAGTAATCCACTCATTCAAAACATGGAGAGACAAGCAAAGTATAATGAAGAACTCACACAAAAAATAAGCCAATTTGAAGCAAATAAAGAAAACATTCAACAAGATATATTAAATAATCTAGTTGTTGCCACACAAGAGATAAAGCAAAACACAGAGTTATTAAAACAACTAGCCCAACAACTCACACACAATAACCCAATCCACACGCCAAATAAAAGCATAATAAAAGCAGAGGCAAATAATGAAACCTATTTCATAACAACAGATAAAAACAACATCACAGCCATAGAAAAACAAGAATTGCAGCTAGCACAGCCAAAAACTTATGATGAGTTAATGCAAAGAGACAAAAACGAAAACGCAACACTAGAATCATACAGAGACCAATATGCAGATATAGCAGAGATAAAAGAAGCACAAGCACAGAAGCAATTGTTGTTAGAGTATAAGCCAGAAGTTGCGAAAGCAGATGGTAGCATAATTGGCGATAATTTTATATTAAAAGAGAATGACATAAGTCCTTTATCGCAAGTTTCTATTAATACCAATATGGAGCAATGGATAAAAAATGCTGCTGATATTTCTGCAACTTCAATTCATGCAGATTTAACAAAATTAGCACAAAAACACCCCGAAATGTTTAAAAAGCCAAGTGAAGCGTTTAAATTATTCTTACAAATTAAAAATAATCCTACGCATTTTTTAGAGAACAACAGAGAAGATGTAGCACTCATTGCAAAAATGATAAATGATAAGAAAATTGGCAAAATGGGAGTTAAAAAAGATGATGGCGAAGTCGTGCATTTAACAAATAGGGATATTAGACCAAAAGACAATAAGGCTAATCCGCATAAAACTCTAGCGGTGGAGCCGCCAACTCACTACCACACTTCCGCAAAAGCAGAACAAGGCGATGGTGCAAAAGCACATTCACTAGAGCAAACCAATGATAGCATAAAGCAAGAAATAAGTAAAGACACACCACAAACAAAACCATACGAAGTAAATGAGAATGGCAGAAAATACATAGAAATCCCAGATGATGAACTAGCAGATTTTGAAAAGCCTATCAAAGAAGCCTTATTACTTGAGCCAAGACAACAAGAGCTATTAAAAAAAATCAATGCAGATTCCAAAGATATAGACAGCTATGCAGAATTTATGACAAATGAAAGAAAGATTATGAAAGGACATGAATTTACCTTTAATCAACAGCAAGAGGGATTAGCAGATAGATTTTTAAACATGGCAAATTCACTAGAAAACCCAAGAGATAGAAACCACTATGCAGAAAATATACTGGCAAATATGAAACATGATATAGAAGAGGTATATAAAAGCAATGCTACAGAGTTTCTAGCAAGGGAAGCAGAAAAGCCATTTTATAAGCAAATGGATAAAATACGAAAGGAAACAGGCGAGATAGTAGAAGCATTAAATAAAGAAAGAGACAGACTGCACGCAGAAAAAGAGACACAATTAAAAACACAACAAGAAACAGAGAAAGCCGCAGAGATTGAGAAAATTGCAAACTATGATTTAGAAACAGCATATAAAGAAAAAGCACATTTAGAAAAGATTATGCAAAGTAATCGCAATGATTACAGCCCTTATAGTTTTAGCCCCGCACATAATAGTGAATTTTTAGATAAGTTGGATTTAGTAGAACAAAGAATAAGGGATTTAAAAAATCAATTACCAAATAAAACCCCACAAGAAAATAAACCAAGCAAAGTAGAAGCCCTAAAAGATTTTATAGATAATGCAAGATTTCAAGTCGATTATGCAATAAAAGCTAAAGGGACAGATACAGCCTTGAAGCTTATACAACAAATGATAAAGGATACAAATAACACTTATGAAGCCAAGTTTTTATATCGTTTGAAAAATGAAATATCTAGTGTTAAGGAAGCACCAAAAGACATTCACTTTACAGACAAAAAAGGTAAAGAACACACGCTTACACAAGAAGTGCAAGAGCAGTGGCTTGAAACATTTAACCTTAAAAGCTTAGATGAGAGTTACACGCCAAAGCATAACGATGAGATTAGAGAAGCTCTAGGTGGCAAAGAAATAAAACTACAACTAGGAAGCCTTAAAAAGCTAGTATCACAAGGCAGAGAAAAATACATACCGCAGATTAAAGAAGTGCTAGATTTACCTGAAGCGATTATGCGTGATGATATGGGGGAATATCTCTTTATTAAGCATTTAAAAAATGATGATTATTTCGTAAATGTTAGTTTTGATAATGGGGAATATTTAGTAAGTATTAGTAACGGAATTAAAGAAACGAGAAACCTTAATAATAAACTAGAAAAAGGCGGTAGTTTTATTTATCAATCTCCAAACTTCAATTCTATCTCGCAAAAGCTTTTACAGACCTCGCAATATTCAGCCAACAAGATTGACACCGACATTATACCACAACAAACACTAGAATCTACCATGCAAAAGTTTAATTACGATGAGAAAAAGGCAAAAGATTTACTAGAATGGCATAAAGATTCTAGCCCTTTAACAAAAGATGAAAATGGACTGCCTAAAGTGTTTTATCATGGCACAACACTAAGCAGTATGAAAAGATTGCATAATAAAGAACTTAAAAAACCTTTTGAAGTCTTTAATACTAAAGATAATTCAGTTTCTAATTTTAGCATAGGCAATTGGTTTTCCAATGATAAAAACCTTGCTAAAAACTATGCAGATGATGATGAAGGAAACTTTATATATGAAGTATTTTTAAATATCAAAAAGCCCTTTATTATGGAAAAAGAGCTTACACAAGAAAAAATAAAAGAGATTGATAAAATTTTTAAATTCACTAAAAAAGATAAAGAAAGGGGATTAAGGGCAATAGAAAATCTAAAACAAGCAAAAGCAGAGTTAAAAGAAAGCGGCTTTGAGTTTTTGCAATATGACAGAGAAAGCGTTAAGATAAGGCATATAGAAAGTGGTAAAGAGTTTAGCACACCGCTTTATAATCTAAAAAAGGAAAATTTGCATGAGAGCATAAGAGCTTACGAGGCAGATTTAAAACATAATCCTAATTTAGATGAGAGTTTGCAAGAGTTAAAAGAGCTTGATTCTCTCTTAAAAAAAGATTCGCCCACATTATATGAAGCTGGGTTTGAAAAAGAATTTTTTAAAAATGAAACCGAGCTTTATATCCTAGCCGCTGCAAGAGAGAATGAGAAATTACAGGAAGTAGTGGGCGGACACTATGGTGTATATGGCGGTTATGGAAGAATGTATCAAACAGCTAGAATCTATCCATTGCAACAATTTTATAAAAAAGCAGGATATGATGGCATATTGTTTAATGATAGAGAAATAGTAGCATTTGATTCTAACCAAATAAAGCATATTGACAATAAAGGAAGTTATACAGATACAAAAGGCAATATCACTAAGACTAAACCAAAAAATAAAGAATCTACACATAAATATTTTAATGAAAATAGCCCTAATATTATGTATTCTAATCCACAACATTTAGGAGCTGGAGTCTTAAGTGGCAGTGTAGCAGGAATTGAAACTGATGAGAATGGAAACATTGTAGGATTTAATCCTGCTAAGTTTGCCGCTGGATTCTTAGGTGGGGCGGTAGGAAGTAAGGCGGTAATGAGTGGAAAATACGCTATAATGCGTAGAATGGAAGCAAGAAAAAATGATAAAAATTTGATTAAAGTACTTGAAAATATAGATTCTAGTGTTAAATATGGTAGCAAAATGAATCTTATCGGTAAAGAAAACTTAAATGCTGACACTCTAGCCTATGCACTAGCTAAAAATAAACGCTTTGCGATAAATCAACTTGATGAGAATACCGCAAAAGTTCTAGGCTTTAAATATCCCCAAGATGTCCGCAGAAGCATAGACCCAAGCGATGTAATCCACACGCTTAATCGGCACGGAATAGATTCCAATCTAGTTAAACTTAGCGGACAAAAGCCTGTTACACTTGATGATATTGCGAAATATCAAGATTATGCGGATAATGCAACGCATAAAGGCGTAAGCAAGGGCAAAAGACAAGAAAGTGTTAGCGTAAGTGCAAATCAGTTAGATAGCGAATTTTATGTCATTATAGAACAGATAAGAAAAGGGCAAAACGAATTAGGTTTTAAAACGATGTATTTTGAGCGTGGAATCTTAGATGATGAGAAGTTTAATAAATTGTTAAAAAAAATAAAGAGCATTGAACACTTAAGGTATAAACCCGCAAGTCGCCTTAGTTATGAGCTAAGATTTGCTTAG